From one Halothece sp. PCC 7418 genomic stretch:
- the nifH gene encoding nitrogenase iron protein → MRQIAFYGKGGIGKSTTSQNTLAALSEKQRVMIVGCDPKADSTRLMLHTKAQTTILHLAAERGAVEDLELDEVLLEGYNNVRCVESGGPEPGVGCAGRGIITAINFLEEEGAYEDIDFVSYDVLGDVVCGGFAMPIREGKAQEIYIVTSGEMMAMYAANNIARGILKYAHSGGVRLGGLICNSRKCDQEHELIEALAEKLGTQMIHFVPRDNVVQQAELRRMTVIEYQPDHPQADEYRELARKIEENKNLVIPTPIDMDELEALLVEFGIIDSDEEYKKALAAEKEGTSVSV, encoded by the coding sequence ATGAGACAGATTGCATTTTACGGAAAAGGCGGAATTGGAAAATCCACTACCTCTCAAAACACCCTCGCTGCACTTTCAGAAAAACAACGCGTCATGATCGTGGGCTGTGACCCGAAAGCAGACTCCACCCGCTTAATGCTGCACACCAAAGCGCAAACCACCATTCTCCACTTAGCAGCCGAACGCGGTGCAGTGGAAGACCTGGAACTCGACGAAGTTTTACTCGAAGGCTACAACAACGTCCGTTGTGTTGAATCTGGTGGTCCTGAACCAGGCGTTGGCTGTGCAGGACGCGGGATTATCACCGCTATTAACTTCTTAGAAGAAGAAGGCGCTTATGAAGATATTGATTTCGTTTCCTACGACGTATTAGGGGACGTTGTCTGCGGTGGTTTTGCCATGCCGATTCGGGAAGGAAAAGCCCAAGAGATTTATATTGTCACCTCTGGTGAAATGATGGCGATGTACGCTGCTAACAACATCGCTCGTGGGATTCTGAAATATGCTCACTCTGGCGGAGTGCGTCTCGGTGGTTTAATTTGCAACAGCCGTAAATGTGACCAAGAACATGAATTAATTGAAGCCCTTGCCGAAAAACTGGGCACGCAGATGATTCACTTTGTTCCTCGTGACAACGTAGTGCAACAAGCGGAACTGCGTCGGATGACGGTCATTGAATATCAACCCGATCACCCGCAAGCCGATGAGTATCGTGAACTTGCCCGCAAAATTGAAGAGAACAAAAACTTAGTCATTCCGACCCCCATTGATATGGATGAACTGGAAGCACTTCTAGTTGAATTCGGAATTATTGACAGCGATGAAGAGTACAAAAAAGCCCTTGCAGCTGAAAAAGAAGGGACAAGCGTCTCTGTGTAA
- the nifD gene encoding nitrogenase molybdenum-iron protein alpha chain gives MSIVERNQELIKEVLEAYPEKAAKRRSKHINVQEEGKSDCDVKSNKKSVPGVMTTRGCSFAGAKGVVWGPVKDMIHLSHGPVGCGYYSWAGRRNYYTGLTGVDTFGTMQFTSDFQEKDIVFGGDKKLDQLIDEVETLFPLNNGTTIESECPVGLIGDDIEGVARKKGKETGKPVIPVRCEGFRGVSQSLGHHIANDTVRDWVFPKADDYRKTEDGYETTPYDVNIIGDYNIGGDGWPSRLLLEAIGLRVISQFSGDGTFNEVTMAPLAKMNLIHCYRSMNYICRHMEETYGIPWMEYNLFGPTQIAKSLRKIAAQFDETIQENAERVIAQYQADMDAVIAEYRPRLEGKTVMIMVGGLRPRHIIPAFEDLGMDVIGTGYEFGHNDDYKRTADYVKDGTIIYDDVSGHEFEEFAKKLNPDLIAAGIKEKYVFQKMALPFRQMHSWDYSGPYHGYHGFAVFARDMDLAINNPTWSLIENPWKN, from the coding sequence ATGTCAATTGTAGAACGAAACCAAGAATTAATTAAAGAGGTTCTCGAAGCCTATCCAGAGAAAGCAGCCAAACGTCGGAGTAAGCACATCAATGTTCAGGAAGAAGGAAAATCCGACTGCGACGTTAAATCGAATAAAAAATCAGTTCCAGGCGTTATGACCACCCGTGGCTGTTCCTTTGCTGGAGCAAAAGGCGTGGTCTGGGGTCCAGTCAAAGACATGATTCACCTCAGTCATGGTCCCGTCGGCTGTGGTTATTATTCCTGGGCAGGTCGTCGCAACTACTACACTGGCTTGACAGGGGTTGATACCTTTGGCACCATGCAGTTTACCTCTGACTTCCAAGAAAAAGATATTGTTTTTGGGGGAGATAAGAAACTGGATCAACTGATTGATGAAGTGGAAACCCTCTTCCCATTAAATAATGGCACCACGATTGAATCAGAATGTCCTGTTGGGTTAATTGGGGATGATATTGAAGGAGTTGCCCGTAAAAAAGGCAAAGAAACTGGCAAACCCGTGATTCCCGTTCGTTGTGAAGGATTCCGTGGGGTTTCGCAATCCTTAGGACACCACATTGCCAATGATACAGTCCGAGACTGGGTATTCCCGAAAGCGGATGACTATCGCAAAACTGAAGATGGGTATGAAACCACCCCTTATGATGTAAACATCATCGGTGACTACAACATTGGGGGAGATGGCTGGCCCAGTCGTCTCTTACTCGAAGCCATTGGCTTGCGCGTTATCAGTCAATTCTCAGGGGATGGCACTTTCAATGAGGTGACAATGGCACCTTTAGCCAAAATGAATCTCATCCACTGCTATCGTTCCATGAACTACATCTGTCGTCACATGGAAGAAACCTATGGCATTCCCTGGATGGAATATAACTTGTTTGGTCCGACGCAAATTGCCAAATCCCTGCGGAAAATTGCTGCTCAGTTTGACGAAACCATTCAAGAAAACGCCGAGCGTGTCATTGCCCAGTATCAAGCGGATATGGATGCAGTGATTGCTGAATACCGTCCCCGTTTAGAAGGCAAAACCGTGATGATTATGGTTGGTGGCTTGCGTCCTCGTCACATCATCCCCGCCTTTGAAGATTTGGGAATGGACGTAATTGGAACGGGTTATGAATTCGGTCATAACGACGACTACAAACGGACTGCCGACTATGTTAAAGATGGCACTATTATCTATGACGATGTTAGCGGTCATGAGTTTGAGGAATTTGCGAAAAAACTGAATCCTGACTTGATTGCAGCCGGGATTAAAGAAAAATACGTCTTCCAAAAAATGGCGTTGCCCTTCCGTCAAATGCACTCCTGGGATTATTCCGGTCCTTATCACGGTTATCACGGCTTTGCGGTCTTCGCTCGTGATATGGATTTAGCGATTAACAACCCCACCTGGAGCTTAATCGAAAATCCTTGGAAAAACTAG
- the nifK gene encoding nitrogenase molybdenum-iron protein subunit beta, translating into MPSDPHEVQDHFDLFNTDPYQKLFEYKRQFEGAHSKEEIAEVAEWTKTWEYREKNFAREALTINPAKACQPLGALFVAAGFEGTLPYSHGSQGCVAYFRTHLTRNFKEPFQAVSSSMTEDAAVFGGYKNLTDGLANSYTLYKPKMIALCTTCMAEVIGDDLSAFIENAKHDEAVPQEVPVPFAHTPSFVGSHITGYDNMLKAILKNLTKGKKADATNGKYNFNLGFDPYVGNVRELKRILNLFDLDYTILSDNADAFDAPNTGELEMYNGKTTLEETGDSINAEGSFFFQKYTTPKTQEFFEEEGGQPTFNFRPFGIRGTDAFITKLSEITGKEVPQELVEERGRAVDAMTDSQAWIHGKRVALYGDPDHVFGLVNFLLELGAEPVHIVVTNSNNKFEEELQAVLDASIYGQKATIWGKKDLWHLRSLMFTEPVDLLIGNSYGKYLWRDTETPFVRIGYPIFDRHHMHRYETLGYRGAVNLHNWIVNTILDELDRKTIIPGKTDISFDLIR; encoded by the coding sequence ATTCCCTCCGATCCTCATGAAGTGCAAGACCACTTTGATTTATTCAACACTGACCCCTATCAAAAACTCTTTGAATACAAGCGTCAGTTTGAAGGGGCGCACAGCAAGGAAGAAATCGCTGAAGTTGCCGAATGGACAAAAACCTGGGAATACCGCGAGAAAAACTTTGCTCGTGAAGCCTTAACCATTAACCCCGCGAAAGCCTGTCAGCCCTTAGGTGCTTTATTTGTGGCTGCTGGTTTTGAGGGAACGCTTCCTTATTCTCATGGTTCACAAGGTTGCGTCGCTTATTTCCGCACTCACCTCACCCGTAACTTTAAAGAACCCTTCCAAGCGGTTTCTTCTTCTATGACTGAAGATGCTGCGGTGTTTGGCGGATACAAAAATCTAACTGATGGGCTTGCCAACTCCTACACCCTTTATAAGCCGAAAATGATTGCCTTATGCACCACTTGCATGGCGGAAGTCATTGGTGATGATTTGAGTGCATTCATTGAAAACGCCAAACATGATGAAGCAGTTCCCCAAGAGGTTCCAGTTCCTTTTGCTCATACGCCCAGCTTTGTCGGCTCTCATATTACGGGCTATGACAATATGCTCAAGGCAATCTTGAAAAATCTGACGAAAGGGAAGAAAGCAGATGCGACCAACGGTAAGTATAACTTTAACCTTGGCTTTGATCCCTACGTGGGCAATGTTCGTGAACTGAAACGGATTCTCAACTTATTTGATCTCGACTATACGATCTTATCTGACAATGCCGATGCCTTTGATGCTCCCAATACTGGCGAGTTGGAAATGTACAACGGTAAGACCACGCTAGAGGAAACAGGTGATTCGATTAATGCCGAAGGTAGTTTCTTCTTCCAGAAATACACCACGCCTAAAACTCAGGAATTCTTTGAAGAGGAAGGGGGTCAACCCACGTTTAACTTCCGTCCCTTTGGGATTCGCGGAACGGATGCGTTTATTACGAAGCTGTCAGAAATTACCGGCAAGGAAGTTCCTCAAGAATTAGTAGAAGAACGCGGTCGCGCAGTAGATGCGATGACAGATTCCCAAGCCTGGATTCACGGTAAGCGCGTTGCCCTCTATGGCGATCCAGATCATGTGTTTGGCTTGGTTAACTTCCTCTTAGAGTTAGGTGCAGAACCGGTTCATATTGTTGTTACCAACAGCAACAATAAATTTGAAGAAGAACTGCAAGCGGTTTTAGATGCTAGCATCTACGGTCAAAAAGCGACGATCTGGGGCAAAAAAGACCTCTGGCACTTGCGGAGTTTAATGTTCACTGAACCGGTGGATTTATTAATCGGCAATTCCTACGGGAAGTATCTCTGGCGGGATACCGAAACACCTTTTGTTCGCATTGGCTATCCCATCTTTGATCGCCACCATATGCACCGCTATGAAACCCTTGGCTATCGTGGCGCGGTTAATCTCCATAACTGGATTGTGAATACGATTCTGGATGAGCTCGATCGCAAGACCATTATTCCTGGAAAAACTGATATTTCCTTTGATTTGATTCGTTAA
- a CDS encoding nitrogen fixation protein NifZ, with protein sequence MKLDEVELDREPDFDLECKVRVRKNIKNDGTFPGKEIGERLVNKGEEGYIIGIGTFLQTAYIYSVHFLESGNVVGCLAKELELVSD encoded by the coding sequence ATGAAATTAGATGAAGTTGAACTCGATCGCGAGCCAGATTTTGACCTAGAGTGCAAGGTTCGAGTCCGTAAAAACATAAAAAATGATGGCACTTTTCCAGGTAAGGAAATTGGCGAAAGGCTAGTCAATAAAGGAGAAGAAGGTTACATCATTGGCATTGGTACGTTTTTGCAAACTGCTTATATTTATTCGGTTCATTTCTTAGAAAGTGGCAATGTCGTCGGTTGTCTCGCTAAAGAATTGGAACTGGTTAGTGATTAA
- the nifE gene encoding nitrogenase iron-molybdenum cofactor biosynthesis protein NifE → MTKPKTADLLTEPGCEHNHNKGQQGKNKACQQQAKPGAAQGGCAFDGASITLVPITDAAHLVHGPIACAGNSWGSRGSLSSDATLYQTGFTTDISENDIIFGGEKKLYRAIAQTIERYHPAAVFVYSTCVTALIGDDIDAVCHTATKKLGTTVIPVHSPGFVGSKNLGNRLAGEALLDHVVGTAEPEYTTPYDINLIGEYNVAGELWGVLPLFEKVGIRVLSKITGDATFKEICYSHRAKLNVMICSKALINMGRKMEERYGIPYLEESFYGVADLNRCLRNIAEKLGDSELKARVETVIAEETAKLDVALAPYRERLQGKRIVLYTGGVKSWSLLSAAQDLGIEVVATSTRKSTEEDKAKIKKLLGKDGIMLEKGNAKELLRVVAETKADMLVAGGRNQYTALKARIPFLDVNQERHHTYSGYVGLINMAKEFDHALHSPIWEQVRQPAPWSFVTSH, encoded by the coding sequence ATGACAAAACCCAAAACCGCAGACCTTCTAACCGAACCGGGTTGCGAACACAATCACAACAAAGGACAACAGGGTAAGAATAAAGCCTGTCAACAGCAAGCGAAACCGGGGGCTGCACAAGGGGGCTGTGCCTTTGATGGCGCGTCAATTACTTTAGTTCCGATTACGGATGCTGCCCATCTCGTTCACGGACCGATCGCGTGTGCTGGGAATTCTTGGGGGAGTCGCGGGAGTCTTTCTTCGGATGCAACCCTTTACCAAACGGGCTTTACCACCGACATCAGCGAAAATGACATTATCTTTGGCGGTGAGAAAAAATTATACCGCGCGATCGCGCAAACCATTGAACGTTACCATCCAGCAGCGGTCTTTGTTTACTCCACCTGTGTGACTGCCCTCATTGGCGATGATATTGATGCGGTCTGCCATACCGCCACGAAAAAGTTAGGGACAACCGTGATTCCCGTTCATTCCCCTGGTTTTGTCGGCAGTAAAAACTTAGGCAACCGACTGGCAGGGGAAGCCTTACTGGATCATGTGGTGGGAACTGCTGAACCTGAATATACTACACCTTACGATATTAATTTAATTGGTGAATACAACGTCGCTGGTGAGTTGTGGGGAGTGCTTCCCCTATTTGAAAAAGTGGGCATTCGCGTCCTCTCCAAAATTACCGGTGATGCCACATTTAAAGAAATTTGCTATTCCCATCGTGCCAAACTGAATGTGATGATTTGCTCCAAAGCCCTGATTAATATGGGGCGGAAAATGGAGGAAAGATACGGCATTCCTTATCTAGAAGAGTCTTTTTATGGCGTTGCCGATCTCAACCGTTGTTTACGGAATATTGCTGAAAAATTAGGCGATTCTGAATTAAAAGCAAGAGTGGAAACGGTGATTGCTGAGGAAACGGCGAAACTGGATGTTGCCCTTGCGCCCTATCGCGAGAGACTGCAAGGTAAACGGATTGTCCTTTATACGGGTGGGGTGAAAAGTTGGTCGCTTCTTTCTGCTGCCCAAGATTTAGGCATCGAAGTCGTTGCCACAAGTACGAGAAAAAGCACCGAGGAAGATAAAGCTAAAATCAAGAAATTATTAGGGAAAGACGGCATTATGCTTGAAAAAGGTAATGCTAAGGAACTCTTGCGCGTGGTTGCGGAAACGAAAGCCGATATGCTCGTTGCAGGGGGACGAAATCAATACACTGCCCTGAAAGCTCGGATTCCCTTCCTCGATGTCAATCAAGAACGCCATCACACCTACTCAGGTTATGTGGGACTGATCAATATGGCGAAAGAGTTTGATCATGCTTTGCATAGTCCGATTTGGGAACAGGTCAGACAGCCTGCGCCTTGGTCATTCGTCACTAGTCATTAG
- the nifN gene encoding nitrogenase iron-molybdenum cofactor biosynthesis protein NifN, with protein sequence MTTITNPKKPVAVNPLKQSPPLGAALAFLGLKGMVPLFHGSQGCTAFAKVILVRHFREAIPVATTAMSEVSTILGGEDNIEQAILTLVENAKPDLLGLFTTGLTETRGDDMPHILKSIRQSHPELDNLPIILVSTPDYKGALQEGYAAAVQAIVSQDYGTPTETSQDQVTILAGSFLSPGDVAEIKEIVEAFGLKPLVIPDLSESMDGHLEDDHYYAKTPGGTSLEELKQLARSRFTIAIGESMRSSAEILKQKFGTNYTVFSRLNGLNEVDQFIWLLAQMATAEERENGTFQPKIPRKYQRQRRQLQDAILDSHFFFGGQKVALALEPDLLYQTSCLLSEMGAKINAAVTTTESPILEQLPTDRVTVGDLEDLEDLATDSDLMITNSQGKRVADKLKIPLYRLGYPIFDRLGNGSRCCVGYRGTMQTLFEIGNLFIDNIH encoded by the coding sequence ATGACGACGATTACTAATCCAAAGAAGCCTGTTGCGGTTAATCCATTGAAGCAGAGTCCGCCGTTGGGTGCTGCGTTAGCCTTTCTCGGTTTGAAAGGGATGGTTCCTCTCTTCCACGGTTCGCAGGGTTGTACGGCGTTTGCAAAAGTGATTTTAGTGCGCCATTTCCGAGAAGCGATTCCAGTTGCTACCACGGCGATGAGTGAGGTTTCAACGATTTTAGGCGGTGAAGACAATATTGAACAGGCGATCTTGACCTTGGTGGAAAATGCAAAACCTGATCTGTTGGGCTTATTTACCACGGGGTTAACGGAAACGCGAGGGGATGATATGCCCCACATTCTCAAATCAATTCGTCAGTCGCACCCCGAACTTGATAATTTGCCGATTATTCTGGTCTCCACACCCGATTATAAGGGCGCGTTACAGGAAGGGTATGCAGCAGCAGTGCAGGCGATTGTATCCCAGGATTATGGCACGCCAACGGAAACCTCTCAAGACCAAGTGACCATTTTGGCGGGATCATTCCTTAGCCCTGGGGATGTGGCGGAAATTAAAGAAATAGTAGAAGCATTTGGCTTAAAACCGTTAGTGATTCCTGATTTGTCGGAGTCGATGGATGGACATTTAGAAGATGATCATTATTATGCGAAAACCCCAGGCGGTACTTCTTTAGAAGAATTAAAACAGTTGGCGCGATCGCGCTTCACCATTGCCATTGGGGAAAGTATGCGTTCCTCAGCAGAAATCTTAAAACAAAAATTTGGAACAAATTACACAGTTTTTTCTCGTTTAAACGGTTTAAATGAAGTTGATCAGTTCATTTGGTTGCTTGCTCAAATGGCAACTGCTGAGGAGAGGGAAAATGGCACATTTCAACCCAAAATCCCACGAAAATATCAACGTCAGCGTCGTCAATTACAAGACGCAATTCTCGACAGCCATTTCTTCTTCGGTGGTCAAAAAGTAGCCCTCGCTTTAGAACCTGATTTACTTTATCAAACCAGTTGTTTACTATCGGAAATGGGGGCAAAAATTAACGCTGCTGTCACCACAACGGAATCTCCAATTCTGGAGCAATTACCGACTGATCGCGTTACAGTTGGCGATTTAGAAGACTTAGAAGATTTAGCAACGGATTCTGATTTAATGATTACGAATTCTCAAGGAAAAAGAGTTGCTGATAAGCTCAAAATTCCTCTTTATCGATTAGGCTATCCCATTTTTGATCGCTTAGGGAATGGCTCTCGTTGTTGCGTTGGCTATCGCGGAACGATGCAAACTCTATTTGAAATTGGTAATCTTTTTATCGACAATATTCATTAG
- the nifX gene encoding nitrogen fixation protein NifX — translation MKVAFATQDNIHINAHFGWAKKFDIYDVSVEGYDFLQTIDFGENLKEDGKEDKLIPKMNAVADCAIVYVSAIGGSAAYRLLQAEVTPLKVENQQEEITNVLNRLIQTLGNPPPWLRKTLRQKVTLPNFDE, via the coding sequence ATGAAAGTTGCATTTGCGACCCAAGATAATATTCATATTAACGCTCATTTTGGTTGGGCGAAAAAGTTTGATATTTATGATGTTTCGGTGGAAGGGTATGACTTTTTGCAAACCATCGACTTTGGGGAAAATCTGAAAGAAGATGGGAAAGAAGATAAGTTAATTCCGAAAATGAATGCTGTTGCTGATTGCGCGATCGTTTACGTTTCAGCAATTGGCGGGAGTGCTGCTTATCGGTTATTACAAGCGGAAGTAACCCCGTTGAAAGTCGAAAATCAGCAAGAAGAAATTACCAATGTTCTCAATCGTCTTATTCAAACCTTAGGGAATCCACCGCCGTGGTTGCGGAAAACCCTAAGACAGAAAGTAACCTTACCGAATTTCGATGAATAA
- a CDS encoding NifX-associated nitrogen fixation protein, protein MNAPTEAPESDLIAENPFLQELVQQVRAQDQYGVYRSWKDELVIAKFVVSKEKKKQIPLDADVDLATQLRILYFHRAIAARVEKQTGNLCQVAIDLSHEGFGWAIVWTGRLIVVSRTLRDAHHFGYPSFKKLAAQGERFVDSGIKAIEQFPEAANA, encoded by the coding sequence ATGAATGCACCCACAGAAGCCCCCGAATCAGATTTAATTGCTGAAAATCCTTTTCTACAAGAGTTAGTGCAACAAGTTCGCGCTCAAGATCAGTATGGCGTTTATCGTAGCTGGAAAGATGAATTAGTAATTGCTAAATTTGTTGTTAGTAAGGAAAAGAAAAAACAAATCCCCCTCGATGCTGATGTGGATTTGGCAACGCAATTAAGAATTCTTTATTTCCATCGCGCGATCGCGGCGCGAGTTGAAAAACAAACGGGAAACCTCTGTCAAGTTGCTATTGATTTATCTCATGAAGGCTTTGGCTGGGCAATCGTTTGGACAGGACGTTTAATTGTGGTTTCTCGCACGTTACGAGATGCTCACCATTTTGGCTATCCTTCCTTTAAAAAATTAGCAGCCCAAGGTGAGCGTTTTGTGGACTCAGGAATTAAAGCCATTGAACAATTTCCAGAAGCTGCTAATGCTTAA
- a CDS encoding CCE_0567 family metalloprotein, which produces MIQFVTPKPTPEDVADLKKRVKRLTSKAGQMKMDLHDLAEGLPTDYEKLIDEATKTYEIYKELAELKQQLKTWEEQL; this is translated from the coding sequence ATGATTCAATTTGTTACCCCCAAACCAACCCCAGAAGATGTTGCTGATTTGAAGAAAAGAGTGAAACGTTTAACCAGTAAAGCAGGTCAAATGAAGATGGATCTCCATGATCTTGCAGAAGGTTTACCCACTGATTACGAAAAACTCATCGACGAAGCAACCAAAACCTACGAAATCTATAAAGAGTTAGCGGAACTGAAACAACAACTGAAAACTTGGGAGGAACAATTATAA
- the nifW gene encoding nitrogenase-stabilizing/protective protein NifW, with protein sequence MTFSDSKPKTLAAFKSLTTAEEYLQFFEIDYDQQFVNVNRLHILKQFSLLLQEVDEAFPDVSEAERLEKYRMALEEAYQVFLTSSPLETKLFQVFQNKPKNFVSLDDLTATAEE encoded by the coding sequence ATGACCTTTTCTGATAGCAAACCGAAAACCTTAGCTGCTTTTAAAAGTCTGACGACCGCAGAAGAGTATTTACAGTTTTTTGAGATTGACTATGATCAGCAATTTGTTAACGTCAATCGTCTCCATATTCTCAAACAATTTTCTCTCTTACTGCAAGAAGTCGATGAAGCATTTCCTGATGTCAGTGAAGCGGAAAGACTAGAGAAATATCGGATGGCGTTAGAAGAAGCCTATCAAGTGTTTCTCACCTCTAGTCCTCTAGAAACTAAACTATTTCAGGTGTTTCAAAACAAGCCAAAAAACTTTGTTTCTCTCGATGACCTCACCGCAACAGCAGAAGAATGA